The window tgtgcaatacaccgacgcatgtcttgtattcaagatccttaatggcctggctccccctccactcaatatttttgttaaacagaaaacccagacatatggcagcagatccacaaggtctgccatgagaggtgactgtatagttcccctaaggaaaagcacctttagtaaatctgcattctctgtgagagcttcccatgtctggaatacactgccatcagacacacataactgcaccacatatcacactttcacaaaatgcttgaagacatggctaaaggtcaatcagatttgtgaacatggtccctagctgtgtgttgccgctttccatgttgtctgtagcttgtgaggtatggaaacactttgttgcttttatgaattttgtcttgctgctttttgttctatgttgctctgtctgtatgctatgtcttgcttgtcctatgttgctatgttgctatgtctatggtgctattgtttatattgtaattgtttttaataacctgcccagggactgcggttgaaaattagccggctggctaaaaccggcacttttactgaaacgttgattaatgtgcactgtccctgtaaaaataaatcaactaaactaaactaaactaaatggTTGAGAATTAAATGACGTGCCATAGAATGCTGCAGCAGCACACAGGGTGTGCCACAGTatgacacaacttttaaaggaggaaccactgtatgtGAGTATTCTGTTAATTGACtccagctcagcgttcaacaccatagtgccctccaagctcatcactaagctaaggaccatgggactaTACCACTGGCgtagcacacacccacacaaggCGCGGGAGACCACGAAAACATGTGTTAAATAGCAGCAAATTCTTGAAATTCGTGATCATCCTTGTCCAGCAGGGAAAAAAATGATTTTGTTGCATTATTTGAGCTTAAAATTTACTTTCAGGGGAATTTTAtcattccaacaccatcattgagtttgctgacgacatgatgtttgtaggcctgattaccgatgatgatgagacagcctatatggaggagTGTGGTGccggacaacaacctctccttcaatttcaacaaaacaaaggaactgattgtggactacaggaaacggagggccgagcacgccccccatTTTCATCGACGGGgatgtagtggagcgggtcgagagcttcaagtttctcagtgtccacatcactaaggttctatcatggtccacacacatcaTCACAGTtatgaagagggtacgacaacacTTCTTCCCCCTCAGgtggctgaaaagatttgtcatgggcctTCAGATCcacaaaaagttatacagctgcaccattgagatcatcttgactggctgcatcaccgcttggtatagcAACTGCTTGATATCCTACCGCACGGCGAtatagagggtagtgcatacggcccagtacatcactggggcagagatccctgccatccaggacctctataccaggcccccaaaaatgtcaaagactccagccacccaagtcattgaCAGTTGTCTctgcggtaccgatgcaccaagtctggaaccaacaagaccctgaacagcttctactcccaagccataagactgcttagtggttagttaaatagttaacctaATAGTTAaacctttttgcactaacttctTTTGACTCATcgcatacgctgctgctactgtttgttatctatcctgttgcctagtcactttatttctacttatatgtactgtacatttggaaagtattcagaccccatgttacacacaatacacccatgataacaaagcaaaaacagggttttgctaatttattaaaacttcttatggataGGCGGAAAAGTCGCATCCCACTTGGGCaaaaacagggaaaatgcagcgtggcaaatataaaaaaattatataataatcaaactttcattaaatcacacatgtaagatactcaattgaaattacactcgttgtgaatccagccaacatgtcatattttaaaaaggcttttcccTCGAAAGCATAAGAatctattatctgatgatagcacaaccagtaaacaaagagggtagcatatttgaACCCTGCAAGCGCTACACAAAACTTAGAAAAAAAAATagaacatgcattacctttgacgagcttcttttgttggcactccaatatgtcctataaacatcacaattggtccttttgtttgattaattccgtccatatatatatCCAAATGTCAATTTATGAAGTGCGTTTGATCCAGATAAAAACATCTTCcaaaaaacgcaacgtcactacaaaatatttcaaaagttgcctatcaACATTGCccaaatatttcaaactacttttgtaatacaactttaggtatttttaaacgttaataatcgatcaaatctgtgttcaatacaacaaaccaacgctacttttcaggtcttgcgcaactctcaacagtgctACCCAGTTCCCAGTTGGCcgacttcttcattgcacaaatgaataacctcaaccaaattcgaaagactggtgacatccagtggaagcggtaggattttcacttttggataaatagcatgcctaatttcaacttcctgctactcatgccaagaatataagatgtGCATATTATTCgtggatttggatagaaaacactctgaagtttctaaaactgtttgaataatgtctgtgagtataacagaacttatgtagcaggcaaaaccccgaggactaaccattcagaattatttatttttgaggTCACTGTCTGTTCAATGGGTTCTCATGGGGAAACAATATTTCTGAGgcacttgtttgcagttcctaccgcttccactggatgtcaccagtctttggaatttggttgaggttatttctttgtgcaatgaagaagtacggccatcttgaaaaAGGGTAACGCTGTTGAGAGTTGGGCAACACTTGAAAAGTAGCGTTAGTTTCCTCTCATCCTCTATTGAAAaaagatagacccgtcttcaatttgatcgattaacGTTtacaaatacctaaagttgtattacaaaagtattttgaaatgttttggcataGATACAggtacttttgagatattttgtagtgactgcgcaaattggaagctgtttttttctggatcaaacgcgccaaataaattgacattttggatatatatggacggaattaatcgaacaaaaggaccatttgtgatgtttatgggacatattggaatgccaacaaaagaagctggtcaaaggtaaggcatgatttatattttattcctgcagggttgaaatattatttctctctttgtttactgctgTGCTGTCATCAGAtgatagcttcttatgctttcgccgaaaagcctttttgaaatctgacatgctgaccggattcacaacaagtgtagctttaacttgctatcttgcatgtgtgatttaatgaacgTTTGAATTTTATAGAactttatttgaatctggcgctctgcattttccctggcaattggccaagtgggacgtACGTAtcccctatcccagagaggttattaatctacacctgttgtttgcgAAGCATGAgccaaattaaattgtatttgattttaaTTTCAATTTAGACTTTAAACCAAGATCAAATTGAATCTTTTTGCTCTGTTTAAAAAACAAATTTAAAATTAGTTTAGGGATTAATGCTAAACTGCCACTGGACGAGGTTTAAGTTGATCAAATGTCAGTGTATGTGCTGTATTTTGGGTGTGATTATCCATTTTAGCTCCTGTGGCTACATTATTTGTAAAAGTCACCTAGCCAAATAACTAATTTGACCAAAAAGTGCCCTTAATTGTATCTTTTAGCTTGAAGTACAACCTGGCAAAGTGACCAGTTTCCCTAGAATTAGAATGAGAACATATTGCTATGAAATCATTATGACAGATGTAACTAATCATAGTTCAAAGATTTAACCTCAGATGAACTAATCCAGGTTTAAAATTAAGTGGTGGAACACATCTCTGATTTATTTAAACCATGTTGGTGCACACTTACAGCTTTTATTCAGGCTATACACTTGGAAAGTTACACACATATTGTTGTTTCAAGACCATTTTGATTTTAATTAAGCCAAACACAAATGCGATCTTTGTCCAAACTTGACACACACATGGTCTATGCAATTCATGTGCTCTCTTAAAATGCGACTTCACTGATTAAATGACAAGTGCGGCGGCTCTTGTGGGGATTGCCAGGTGCATATAAAAATTGTTGATGTATAATTTGGAAGACGGCTCTCAGTTTAAAATCACTGCACTTGAAATGTCAGTTTACAGACAGAGATTCATAGACAATCTGAAGTAGGTTAATCATAGGTAATGTAATTTGTTGCCTTATAAAATCAAAAATAATGTCATAGGCTAAAAAGCATTCTGTTGGTGGCATTTGAATGTAAACTATCAAATAACTTTTATTTTAGACACTTCCCCCCCCTACACTAATTACAAACCAATATGAAGAGCATGCAGACCTGTCAACAGGACTATCATTCGATATTTGTGCAAAAAATATGCTACGAGACTAATAGAAAGATGAAGTTAAAACAAAACAGAAAAATGACAAACTCACCTCAAGATAATTTTGTTCTTCTTTTCTGTTTTGTCCCGAAATAACTGAATATAGTCTCTATCCCATGTTAAGTTTGACAGGCTGTCACTCGCTGAATCTTTATACATTTCAGTCTTAACTCATGCTTTAGGTCTACTAACAATACCATGAAGTTTTTGTTCTTTTGATAGGCATCGGCATAACTAAATTCAGCACTTTCTCCACTTCAGCAAAGCTTTTGCGACTGTAACAGCACTCGTACTGTATCTCATCTTCTCTTACGCTTGTGATTGCATACCATCATCGCACATAAAGGTTCATCTGCATTTCACGGTACTTTCCGTGTGGATGTTATCTCACGAAGTAACAGCACATCTCTCTCCAAGGATACATCAGCCTCCTCGCGCCTGTCTTGAGGTATGGAAGTGCAAACATGTTTGCTCCTGCTGATTATGATGTCATGCACAACTAGAATAGTCTATTTCTATAATTGTATTTGGTCCTGCTGCACTTATCACTCAAACTTCGAACATTGTTTGTATTGAATGTTATCAAATTCTATTTTTTGTGAACATACAATTCTAAATAACAATCTTCAAGATTTAAACACATTTCTTTAGAACATTAAAGCTATATTTATTAATGTGTGCATAGTCTACCATCAAAAAGTGGACCCCCAACATGTACAACAAATGTTTATACATTTCATTTTCACATGCAAGTATGCCCTATACTTGATTTAATACATCTTTAGTTCTCAATGAGTGATTTTCCATGAGAGCAAGTTGAGCGATATTACTTTTTTAAACCATTTCAAATGATTGTTTGGGTGATAAGGCACACCATTGTAGGCCTATTTATATCATCAAGGAATATACTTAATTATTTGAAATTGCTATAATAATTCAAGCTAAATTGTGTGAAAGATTTTATAGTCTATTACAAGCCCAGTGACCATAAACAAGAATTCTATTTGTTGGTAATTAGTAGGTTATCTAATGCAATGTTCTTGCCAACATGCTGTGGTAAGActaggcacacactggttgaatcaacgttgtttccacataatttcaaaaaattatgttgaaccaatgtggaatagatgttgaatttaTGTCCGTGCCCACTGCCCAGTGGGGAATGTCTTGACCCTGACAATGCAGCAATCCAGTAATCCTTACTATGAGTCATTTGTGAATTATCAACATTTAATAGCAACACTACTTACTATGTCTTGATAATGGAATGTAACTGACAATAGCGCAGCATAGAGGGGTGTCAAACACACCCCTGTCCTTGAGGGCCACAGCGTCGGCAGATCTGTGTGCATGCTTTAAACATGTGTtccatttacacacacactaatttGTAAATATTGATCCAATTAAAATGCAATTAATAAAGTGCTATATAACAGCATGCTATAACTATGTTGTTACTAAAGTGATTACACCCTTACCGGACAGGTATAAGAGCAACTTAATTAaaaatcaattcaaatcaaatacattgttcacatacacgtgtttagcagatgttattgcgggtgtaacgAAGTGCTTGTAAATAAgttgtattactatactatactatactacgcTATACTATACTATAGGTATAGTTATCTGGACCCAGATTTAGCCTATTCCTGGGCTGAAAAGCACAGTTAGTGGAGGTTTTCTATTGACCATGTTTTTATTTCATGAGTAAAATGTATCTGGGTCCAGGAAACTGGACATGCTGCATACTGTATAGTGGCCCTTGTGCAATCGAATTTGGCACTGTTGCTTTTCTTTTGACAATACCACCATCTGGTGTCCAACAGCCTTACCTGCCTAAATATGGTATTTATACTGCAGGTACAATCTGTACAATGCAATATATGTGAAGATAGTTATCTTCCCAGAATTATTATCAAACAAGAGCATCTTAAGACCCGGCTAGTCATTTGAGTGTGCTCTGATTTCTAAAGTAATTGCAATGTAGCAACAAGTGTTTTCTGTATACATAAACTCTATACTGTATCATGTTCCACATGAATATGAAACTCCAGACATTGTACTGTGCTGAATATAAGAATGAGTATTTAACATCAGGCTAAATTTCCAAGATATTAGGTGTGTTCACTCTGgttatctactccgatttcagagcactctggtctgagtgtgtcagagcgcagaataactgatgaatttacaaacgaGCAACACCCGgtgaatatgaccggtgtcagtaaatgtctGCAAAAAAGGTAATTCAActattgccagcagcacagttacagtcactaacGCTCTaggggtgtgttcgtaaattcaatctggaatGCCAGAGTACACTCAGAGTGCACTCTGGGCATTCGTGAATTTGTGAATTCAGAGGGTTGTCAGATTACACCAAGATGCTCAAACTTCTTGAGAGGTTGCAAGGTGTTCTACCAATGTCATTTCAATATTGTAGCGAATTCAGGTGGTAGCCCCAACTGGGACTCAAACTCAGGTCCAGCAACTGTCAACCCAACACCTTCCGCGATCCAAACCCCTTgatgaggtcgctaggtgttgggctAAGGTCGCTACAATATTGAGTATGTAACAGAAAATACCAGAGGAGACTAGTTAGTAATTAGTGCTCACAAAGACCAAGGTGCAAGCACAGAATTATAATTAGATTATATTTTTATGGTTGCAAGCACAGTGATGATATCAGTGGGTCCAGTGACGACCCCAGATGAGGGCGATGAAAATGCAGGTCCTGTGCAGATCAACACTTCAATACACagttgacacatccagcccattCTGATGCAAATGATATGATTATGAACAGGTTACAATTTACCCTACCACTTTTTTGAATTCACTTGAACTTCAGTGGGCTTTATTTGGATATCATATTGTTTGCATGAATAGTAAACTCTCATATACTTGGCAAATTTCTGATCTCTTAAACCGTAAATCACTGGGCTTAAGAGACGTGGCAAAACATTGGTGAAAAGGAAATTTGAGAACAGAATGGTTGTTCGCTTATTTGGGAAGAGAGACAAGAGAATCATATTGGTTAGGGGCGTGATATACCCCAGCATGCAGAACAGAAGCTGAACCCCATGTAACAATATTGTGTTACGAGCCTTTCGAGCCGACGTTGGGTCTGTTATGGCAGCTTTTGCAGCAAAAAGGACCTTAAAATAAGTAACGAACAATGTCAGAAATACAAATGACAGGTTAACAATATGGACCGCCGTGGATGTAGCCTCATGATATGGAGAACCATAAACAGCATTGTTATAACATAGAACGCCTGTGGAAAAAATGGTGAATGGTTTAGTAGCTAGCACAATGATGATGTTACTGAGTGCAGGGATGACTGCCACACTCCAGATGAGGCAGATGAGGATGTAGGTCCTACGCACTGTACAGATCTGAATATGATGAAGGGGCTTACAGACAGCAAT is drawn from Oncorhynchus keta strain PuntledgeMale-10-30-2019 chromosome 37, Oket_V2, whole genome shotgun sequence and contains these coding sequences:
- the LOC118370311 gene encoding odorant receptor 131-2-like, encoding MMNNSRAMDNFNDAFIKNFTTIALGVIINYINGTFVYIFFKSHIFYSDPRYILYIHLVINDMIMLSFAVMLQVITYALPYGLNMFVCCMMLVITSTTNRNSPLNLAGMAIERYIAVCKPLHHIQICTVRRTYILICLIWSVAVIPALSNIIIVLATKPFTIFSTGVLCYNNAVYGSPYHEATSTAVHIVNLSFVFLTLFVTYFKVLFAAKAAITDPTSARKARNTILLHGVQLLFCMLGYITPLTNMILLSLFPNKRTTILFSNFLFTNVLPRLLSPVIYGLRDQKFAKYMRVYYSCKQYDIQIKPTEVQVNSKKW